The nucleotide sequence GAACTGGGCGACCGTCTGGTGCTGCGGGCCACCGGAAGCAGGTCGGTCCTGGCCGGAGCGCAAATTCTCGACGTCGAACCGCCCGCGCTCAAGCGCCGCGGCGACAGCAGCCGGCGGGCTGGTGTCCTCGCCGCCATGTCGCCGGGCGGGGACGCGCTGACGGAAGTCGCCCGCCGGGGCGCGGTCCGGGTCGAACAACTGCGCCGCATGGGTGTTTCCGGTCTGGCCCGGGTACCGGACGGAGTAAAGGCCTTCGGCGACTGGTGGGTGCACGAACCGGTCCTCGACGCGTGGCGGCGGCGGCTGCGCAGCGCCGTCGAGCAACTGGGCGAGCAGGACCCATTGGCGGCAGGGCTTTCCAGCGGGGCTGCCCGGGACCTGATCGGACCGGCCGGCGGCGTGCTGCTGGAAGCGGTGGTCCGGGAAGCGGGACTCGAGCAACGGGCGGGCTTCATCATGCTCCCGGGGCAGCGCCCGGGCCTTGGCGCCGCCGAGGCCGGAATCGCTGCACTGGAAAACCGGCTGAAGATTGCGCCGTTCGCGGCCCCCGAAGCCCACGAGCTGAATGCCCTCGGCCTGGGCGCCCGCGAACTGGCGGCAGCTGAGCGCAGCGGCCGCCTGCTGAGGCTCGGCGAGGGCGTGGTCCTGCTGCCACGGGCACCTGCCCTGGCCATGCGCGAGCTCGCAGCCCTGCCACAGCCGTTCACCACGAGTGAGGCAAGGAAAGCGCTGGGTACCACCCGGCGGGTCGCGATCCCGTTACTGGAGTACCTCGACAGCCGCGGGTGGACCCGGCGGCTGGACGCGGCCCGTCGCACCGTCGCCTGAAAACTGGACGCGGGGCCGGGCGGACGCGCGCGCAGCCTGACCTACTCAGTGATTGAGTATTAACGGCAAAAAGCCCAGATCCTTTGGCTGGGGGCTTTTTCTGCGATTGATGCTTCTACCCTCCGGGCAACATGGCGTCAAGGAAAAACGGTGCGGACTTTTCGCACGGCAACAGCTTGGTTGCATCTCGATAACAACCTTTACTGAGGGACAACTTTCGGACCGCGTGCGCTGCGTTCGGGTCTAGGCTACTTGTCATGTGAGACTCGCCACATCTCACTGGGGGGATGTAGCGTGTCTGGCCGGCGCCCACAGCGAAGGTCTTTTCCACACTCAAAGAAACATAGGAGGCGGAATGCGATTCAGTCGTATTTCCAAAGCAGTAGGCGTTGCAGCCGCGGCTGCACTGGCGCTCAGCGCCTGCGCGAGCACGAATGGCGGGACAACCCCGTCGAGCAATGCGGCCGGCAAGCAGGGGGGAACAGCCACTGTAGTTGAGGTCAACGCGTTCAACACGTTCAACCCCAACACGGCCGACGGCAACACTGACATCAACTCGAAGGTCAGCTACGCCACACACTCCGGGTTCTACTACATCGACAACCAGCTGAACATCGTGCACAACGACAAGTTCGGCAAGATGGAAAAGACGTCCGACGATCCGCTGACCGTCAAATACACCATCAACGAAGGCGTTAAATGGTCTGACGGCACTCCCGTCACCGCCGCGGACCTGCTCCTGCAGTGGGCAGCGTTCTCCGGGTACTACAACGATGCCGATGCCGAGGGCAAGGCGGGAACGTCCTACTTCTCCTACGCCGGTGACCCCACCGGCCTGGCGCTCACCGATTTCCCCGAAATCGGTGACGACAACCGCTCCATGACCATCAAGTACTCCAAGCCGTTCGCGGACTGGGAGATCGCACTTGGCGGACCCGGCATTGACATCCCGGCGCACGTCCTGGCCAAGAAGGCCGGCCTGGCCGATACCCAGGCTTTCATCGACCACCTTAAGGCCATGCCGCGCGGCGACGCGAAGGCGCCCAAGGCCGCCGATGCCAAGCTCAAGGCCATGTCCGACATGTGGAACACGGGCTTTGACTCCAAGACCCTGCCGAGCGACCCGAGCCTGTTCCTCTCCAACGGCCCGTTCGTTGTCCAGAGCATCAACCAGGACCAGTCCCTGACCATGGTCCGCAACAAGGACTACAACTGGGGGCCCGAGCCCAAGCTGGATGAGATCACCGTCCGCTACATCGGTTCTTCCCCGGCCCAGGTCCAGGCGCTGAAGAACGGCGAGGCCGACATCATCGCCCCGCAGGCTTCGGCGGACACCCTCGAACAGCTCAAGGCACTCGAGAGCCAGGGCGTCACGGTGGAGCAGGGCAACCAGCTCTCCTACGACCACATCGACCTGAACTACTCGGGCCCCTTCGCCGAAAAGAGTGTCCGCGAGGCATTCATGCTGACGGTTCCGCGCAAGGACATCGTGGACAAGATCATCAAGAAGCTCGACCCCGAGGCGAAGCCCCTGGACTCGCAGCTGTTCGTTCCCGCGCAGCCGGCCTACGAGACGTCCGTGCAGGAGAACGGCTCCTCGAAGTACCAGGACGCCGATGTTGACGCTGCCAAGAAGCTCCTGAACGGTGCCACCCCCGAGGTCCGCATCATGTACAACAAGGACAACCCCAACCGCGTGGACGCGTTCTCGCTGATCCGCGAGTCGGCAACCAAGGCCGGCTTCAAGATTGTCGACGGCGGACTGGGCGCCTCTGACTGGGGCAAGGCCCTCGGCAAGGGCGGCTACGACGCCACGATCTTCGGCTGGATCAACCCCGGTGTCGGCGTCTCCGGCGTGCCGCAGATCTTCCGCACCGGCAACGGCTCCAACTTCAACAAGTTCAGCGACCCTGAAGCCGACAAGCTGATGGACGAACTGATTGTGACCACGGACCGCAGCAAGCAGGATGAGCTGACCAAGCAGATCGACAAGAAGATCTGGGATTCCGCCTACGGACTCCCGCTGTTCCAGTCCGTCGGTGTTGACGCCTACAGCGACCGCATCACGGGCGTGAAGTTCATGCCGAACCAGACGGGCGTGTGGTGGAACTTCTGGGAGTGGGCCGAAAAGTAAGCCCGCGCTACGAAGCAGCACAAGCTAGTTGAGGCGCCGGGACCATGCACCACGGTCCCGGCGCCTTGCAGCGCCATTTCCCGGCAGTGCCTGTGTTGGCAGCACAAACAGTCGGCACGGCCAACCCTGCGACCGGCCCGGGCAATCCCTGGGCCCGAATCCTGAGGTTCTATCACAATGGTGACCTACATAGTCCGGCGGCTAGTCACCGCCGCACTCATCCTTTTGGGCGCTTCGTTCCTGGTGTATCTGCTGACCGCAGCATCGGGCGATCCGCTTGCAGAGTTCCGCGCCAGCAGCGCACCCAACAAGCAGCAGCTCATGGACTCGAGGTCCGCGCTGCTGGACCTCGACACACCCGCGCCAGTGCGCTACTTCAAGTGGCTCGGCGGGGCGGCCCAGTGCCTCGTGCCCTTCGCCGGCTCCTGCGATCTGGGCAAGAACATCGCCGGGCAGCCCATCACGGACGCCCTGGGCCATGCTCTCATCCAGACACTGACACTGGTCACCGGGGCCACGATCCTGGCCATCCTCGTGGGCATCACGCTGGGCATCATCACTGCCCTGCGCCAGTACAGCACGCTGGATTACGGCGTGACCTTCATGGCCTTCCTCTTCTTTTCCCTCCCGATCTTCTGGGTCGCCGTCCTGCTTAAGGAATTCGGCGCCATCGGCTTCAACAACTTCCTCCGAAACCCGGAGATCCCCCTGCCCGTCTCCCTCGGCACCGGTGCCGTCCTCGGCGCTGTGGCCGTGGTCGTGGCCGGCGGCGATGCGCGGCGCCGGGCGCTGACCGGCGGCGTCGTGTTCGCCGTCGTCGCTGCCGTTCTCATCTACTTCTCGGTGACCCAGTGGTTCAAGACGCCGGGCCTGGGACCCGTGGTCATCGCCATCGCCGGGGTGGGCATAGCCTTCGCTGTCACCCTGCTGACCGCAGGCCTGCGGAACCGCAAAGCCCTGCAGTCCGCCCTCATTGCCGTGGGCGCCGGGGTGGTTCTCTACTTTGTCATCCAGCCGCTGCTGAACCAGGCCACGTTCCTGATGATCGTCCTGCTGGGCATCGCGGCGGTTCTGGCAGGCATGGCCATCGGCTACTTCATGGGCGGCTACGACCGCGGCCAGTCCATGCGCGCGGCCGCCATCACGTCATTCCTCGTGGGCTTCCTCATCCTGCTCGACCGTTTCATGCAGGCATGGCCCGCGTACTTCAACAACAGCAGGGTCCGCGGACGGCCCATTGCCACCATCGGCGCCGGCACCCCGAACATCGAAGGCGATTTCTGGATCCTCGGCATCGATTCCTTTACCCACCTCATCCTCCCCACCACTGCCCTCATCCTCATCTCCCTGGCGGGCT is from Arthrobacter sp. QXT-31 and encodes:
- a CDS encoding ABC transporter permease, with translation MVTYIVRRLVTAALILLGASFLVYLLTAASGDPLAEFRASSAPNKQQLMDSRSALLDLDTPAPVRYFKWLGGAAQCLVPFAGSCDLGKNIAGQPITDALGHALIQTLTLVTGATILAILVGITLGIITALRQYSTLDYGVTFMAFLFFSLPIFWVAVLLKEFGAIGFNNFLRNPEIPLPVSLGTGAVLGAVAVVVAGGDARRRALTGGVVFAVVAAVLIYFSVTQWFKTPGLGPVVIAIAGVGIAFAVTLLTAGLRNRKALQSALIAVGAGVVLYFVIQPLLNQATFLMIVLLGIAAVLAGMAIGYFMGGYDRGQSMRAAAITSFLVGFLILLDRFMQAWPAYFNNSRVRGRPIATIGAGTPNIEGDFWILGIDSFTHLILPTTALILISLAGYTRFTRASMLEIMNMDYIRTARAKGLSERTVVMRHAFRNALIPVATIVAFDIGGLIGGAVITETVFSVRGMGFLFLDGIQHVDPNPVMGVFICVAITAMAFNLIADLAYSALDPRVRVKA
- a CDS encoding ABC transporter family substrate-binding protein, with the protein product MRFSRISKAVGVAAAAALALSACASTNGGTTPSSNAAGKQGGTATVVEVNAFNTFNPNTADGNTDINSKVSYATHSGFYYIDNQLNIVHNDKFGKMEKTSDDPLTVKYTINEGVKWSDGTPVTAADLLLQWAAFSGYYNDADAEGKAGTSYFSYAGDPTGLALTDFPEIGDDNRSMTIKYSKPFADWEIALGGPGIDIPAHVLAKKAGLADTQAFIDHLKAMPRGDAKAPKAADAKLKAMSDMWNTGFDSKTLPSDPSLFLSNGPFVVQSINQDQSLTMVRNKDYNWGPEPKLDEITVRYIGSSPAQVQALKNGEADIIAPQASADTLEQLKALESQGVTVEQGNQLSYDHIDLNYSGPFAEKSVREAFMLTVPRKDIVDKIIKKLDPEAKPLDSQLFVPAQPAYETSVQENGSSKYQDADVDAAKKLLNGATPEVRIMYNKDNPNRVDAFSLIRESATKAGFKIVDGGLGASDWGKALGKGGYDATIFGWINPGVGVSGVPQIFRTGNGSNFNKFSDPEADKLMDELIVTTDRSKQDELTKQIDKKIWDSAYGLPLFQSVGVDAYSDRITGVKFMPNQTGVWWNFWEWAEK